In the Chryseobacterium scophthalmum genome, one interval contains:
- a CDS encoding type VI secretion system Vgr family protein, which produces MKSFDTSGGSVFRPSQNAAGISENHHTGINRLVKLSLVIEGKVIKYYKHFKLTQSSQKHHEFTLTLAHDTLGDRQTHTLEEANKFLGKRLTAVISYKDIENSPERTFVGVITGVGFSQEKMSLGNIILSGYSPTILLDGAPHIQSFGGNQAVNMGIIAEEVIKQGLDKSRFDIRIDTNDYSQIIYSSQYDETHYNYLARMAEAYGEQFYYDGEVLHFGKLPPQNKPIKLTYGSSANDIKVELKAVHTKPQFYGYNSNKNEVLKSGSTPIQHVGDLAKTAYQHNDAIYKTPSLRVAPIKATTHLDVEYSQKSTSGSEAVNVFNLSGSTTVPFLHPGCSVDIEMRKVDTNETSYFTRIMITETTHEIDTIGHYTGSFAGIASDTGFLPKPEFTVPIAQPQIATVISNADPEGQGRVQVRFDWQTNDTTHFIRMMSPDAGGTDQITQNRGYVAIPEVGDQVMVNFVHNHPDRPFVMGGMFHGGVGLGGGINNHLKSIQTRSGIRILMNDEEGSVNIIDPSGNTYFMDGKGNISMNAPKNFTLNAGENINITAGKEISIGAGASITSSANDNIISTAGTDIVQTAAGDIRESSDMRTEMVEKEFFRQSETSNEIAGEISMFSELENMTMQSGKIVEFNSAEKSKLF; this is translated from the coding sequence ATGAAAAGTTTTGACACATCTGGAGGTTCCGTTTTCCGCCCGTCTCAGAATGCGGCAGGAATTTCAGAGAATCATCATACCGGAATTAACCGATTGGTAAAATTATCTTTGGTCATTGAAGGTAAGGTAATCAAGTATTACAAACATTTCAAGCTTACCCAAAGCTCACAAAAGCACCACGAATTTACGCTTACTTTAGCGCATGATACTTTAGGCGACCGCCAAACCCATACTTTAGAAGAAGCAAATAAATTTTTAGGCAAAAGATTAACGGCTGTCATTTCTTATAAAGACATTGAGAACAGTCCGGAACGCACTTTTGTAGGCGTTATTACAGGCGTAGGTTTCAGTCAGGAGAAAATGAGTCTGGGAAATATCATTTTGTCAGGTTATAGTCCTACCATTCTATTGGATGGAGCTCCTCATATTCAAAGTTTTGGTGGAAATCAGGCTGTCAATATGGGAATTATTGCTGAAGAAGTCATTAAACAAGGTTTAGATAAAAGCCGTTTTGATATCAGAATTGATACCAATGATTATTCTCAAATTATTTATAGCAGTCAATATGATGAAACCCATTACAATTATCTGGCGAGAATGGCAGAAGCGTATGGCGAACAGTTTTATTACGATGGAGAAGTTCTTCACTTCGGGAAACTTCCACCACAAAATAAGCCGATCAAATTAACTTACGGAAGCAGTGCAAACGATATAAAAGTTGAATTAAAAGCTGTTCATACCAAACCACAATTTTACGGTTACAACAGCAATAAAAATGAAGTTTTAAAATCGGGCTCAACGCCGATTCAGCATGTTGGAGATTTAGCAAAAACAGCTTATCAGCATAATGATGCTATTTACAAAACTCCATCATTACGCGTTGCACCCATAAAAGCAACAACTCATTTGGATGTTGAATATTCACAAAAAAGTACTTCTGGAAGTGAAGCGGTGAATGTTTTCAATCTTTCAGGTTCTACAACCGTTCCTTTTTTACATCCTGGCTGCAGCGTAGATATTGAAATGCGAAAAGTTGATACGAATGAAACTTCGTATTTCACAAGAATCATGATTACAGAAACTACCCATGAAATTGATACGATTGGTCATTATACCGGAAGTTTTGCAGGAATTGCATCAGACACAGGGTTTTTACCAAAACCTGAATTTACCGTTCCTATCGCACAGCCACAAATTGCAACAGTCATTTCAAACGCCGATCCAGAAGGACAGGGAAGAGTTCAGGTAAGATTTGACTGGCAGACGAATGACACCACACATTTCATTAGAATGATGAGTCCCGATGCAGGAGGAACTGATCAGATTACCCAAAACCGAGGTTATGTTGCCATTCCCGAAGTTGGCGATCAGGTAATGGTAAATTTTGTACACAATCATCCCGACCGACCTTTTGTAATGGGCGGAATGTTTCATGGAGGAGTTGGATTAGGTGGCGGAATCAATAATCATTTAAAATCAATACAGACAAGAAGCGGAATCAGAATTTTGATGAACGATGAAGAAGGAAGTGTAAATATCATTGATCCGAGTGGAAATACCTATTTCATGGATGGAAAGGGAAATATTTCAATGAATGCTCCGAAAAATTTTACTTTAAACGCAGGTGAAAATATCAATATCACTGCTGGTAAAGAAATTTCGATTGGAGCGGGAGCAAGTATTACCAGCTCTGCAAATGATAATATTATTTCTACTGCAGGTACAGATATTGTGCAGACTGCAGCGGGAGATATTCGTGAATCTTCAGATATGAGAACGGAGATGGTGGAAAAAGAATTTTTCCGTCAGTCTGAAACCTCCAACGAAATTGCCGGAGAAATATCAATGTTCAGCGAATTGGAAAATATGACGATGCAAAGTGGAAAGATTGTTGAATTTAACAGTGCCGAAAAATCAAAATTATTCTAA
- the tssD gene encoding type VI secretion system tube protein TssD, which yields MAANSRGILKFNGSEGQKLLKLNYSVSRSTDVSGRVASDPSNALIKLTIEATEKSDILESLLNGKYKPTSGEITFNKSHEEGTLITLNWENGYVIQHEVDFDAVDENSMLISFVVSAEKINYGNSAYEGIWPTS from the coding sequence ATGGCAGCAAATTCAAGAGGAATCTTAAAATTCAACGGCAGCGAAGGTCAAAAATTATTAAAGCTAAACTACAGCGTTTCAAGATCTACAGATGTTTCAGGTAGAGTAGCATCAGATCCGTCAAATGCATTGATCAAATTAACAATCGAGGCAACAGAAAAATCTGACATCCTTGAGTCATTGTTAAACGGAAAATACAAGCCAACTTCAGGCGAAATTACTTTCAACAAATCTCATGAAGAAGGTACTTTGATTACTTTAAACTGGGAAAATGGTTATGTAATTCAACATGAAGTAGATTTCGACGCAGTAGACGAAAACTCAATGTTGATCAGCTTTGTAGTAAGTGCTGAGAAAATCAACTATGGTAATTCTGCTTACGAAGGAATTTGGCCAACAAGCTAA
- a CDS encoding LacI family DNA-binding transcriptional regulator: MTKKNATIYDISKKLNVSVATVSRALNDNPRISQATKDLVVKTAKEMNYKQNNLAKALKSGETKNVGIIVPYINTNFFSSVIRGIEEELSLHGYHVIICQSHEDVLTEKKHLNTLLNAQVDGIFMSVSRTTVDTEHIQQILNTSNTPIIFFDRKKDIPGISTVTIDDYKGGYMATEHLISEGYKNICHFAGDLNLEIYQNRLSGYKQALIDHKFQVKEENIISTGSSIEAGIDAIKTLWSRPSIPDAIFSSSDFAALGACQELKKRKIKIPQEVAVIGFSNEPFTQFMELPMSSMDQTPLIMGNMAGQVFLDHIKDNSSGVSIEKKVVLAPKICVRKSSKRK; encoded by the coding sequence ATGACAAAGAAAAATGCCACTATTTATGATATTTCAAAGAAGCTAAACGTAAGTGTGGCAACGGTTTCCAGAGCATTGAATGATAATCCGAGAATCAGCCAGGCAACGAAAGATTTGGTGGTTAAAACTGCAAAGGAAATGAACTATAAGCAGAATAACCTTGCCAAAGCTCTAAAAAGTGGGGAAACCAAAAACGTGGGAATCATCGTTCCCTACATTAATACCAACTTTTTCTCATCGGTTATCCGTGGAATTGAAGAAGAACTTTCTCTTCACGGTTATCACGTGATTATCTGCCAAAGTCATGAAGATGTTTTAACGGAAAAAAAACATTTGAACACTTTATTAAATGCTCAGGTTGACGGAATTTTTATGTCTGTTTCCCGTACCACAGTAGACACGGAACATATTCAACAAATTTTAAATACATCCAATACGCCTATTATATTTTTCGATAGAAAGAAAGATATTCCGGGAATTAGTACCGTTACCATTGATGACTATAAAGGCGGTTATATGGCGACAGAACATCTCATTTCCGAAGGGTATAAAAACATCTGTCACTTTGCCGGAGATTTGAATCTTGAGATTTATCAAAACCGTCTAAGTGGTTATAAACAAGCTTTAATTGATCACAAATTTCAGGTAAAAGAAGAAAATATCATTTCTACCGGAAGTTCGATTGAAGCAGGAATTGATGCCATCAAAACTTTATGGAGCAGACCATCCATTCCGGATGCTATATTTTCTTCCAGTGATTTTGCGGCGTTAGGAGCTTGTCAGGAATTAAAGAAGCGTAAGATCAAAATTCCTCAGGAAGTTGCTGTTATCGGCTTCTCCAATGAACCTTTTACCCAGTTTATGGAACTTCCGATGAGCTCAATGGATCAGACTCCTTTGATTATGGGGAATATGGCTGGACAGGTTTTCCTTGATCATATTAAAGATAATTCTTCCGGAGTTTCTATTGAGAAGAAGGTTGTTCTTGCACCGAAGATTTGTGTAAGGAAGTCTTCAAAAAGGAAGTAA